The Planctomycetaceae bacterium genomic interval CTGATCGGATCCAAAACAAGTGAAAAGACCCTTTGGGGTAGCAGAATGCCGCCATTGCACCGCCATTCCTGCACAAATCGACCGAAAATAATCTGCATAAATCTATAACTGCGGAAGTTGGGCTAACCCGGAAACCCATGTACTTCCGCTTTTGGGGACCTGGAGAGCCCTCCCGGCCAGCACTCAAATTCATAACTTGTCGTTATACAAAGAGTTATGTAATCGTGCGCCGCGCCCCGTACTCCAATGAGACCTTGAGCTGTCTCGTGTCGCGGGCGTCCGCGGGACCCGTATAGACCTGACAAAAGCGGGCGGCGGTCATGCGACCGGCCGCCCGCTGCGACTGCTGCACTCGTTGCGGTGAGAGTTATTTCCGTTTGCGGCGAATCAGGGCTGCCAGACCGCCCAGCGCCAGCAGGCTCATTGTCGCCGGCTCGGGGATGTCCATCGAAAGCGTCAGGTCGCTCATCGGATCGAACGCGCCGTCGACGTTAAAGACGCGCACATTGTCGATGGCGCCGTCCCAAGGCGAATAGTTACCGGAAACGCCGCCGACGGTGAGGTCGCCGCCGTTGATGCCGCTGTGTTCGAAAGAGTACTTCGACTCGCCGTTGACGTAAAAGGTGGTCTGGCCGCCGACGGTCACGATCGCCAGGTTATACCAGGCGCCGTCTTCATAGTTGAAACTCGCCAGATCGCCCGTCCCTGCCAGATGAAAGTTGATCGTCTGATCGCTGGGGTTCCAAATCCCCAGCCCGCTGGACCAGAAAGCGTCCCGCCGCTGGCCGTTGTTCGTCAGGCGAACCCACATCTCGATTCCGTGGTCGGCGCCCAGCGAGACGGTGTTGGCGTAATAGTACATCGGGTCGCCCGTGCTCATGGACACCGCCAGAGAACTGGCCGCGCCGGCTCCGGGCGCAACGTACGTTGCAAGAATCGGGTTGGCCGGAACCTCTTCCGGCTTGCTTCCAACGGGCCACCATTCGTCGTAAAGAGTCAGGCTGTTGCCGTTGCCGGAGCTGTCTACGCCAGTGGCGTTGACGGCGTTTCCTGCCGTCGCGCCGGGGTCGTCCTCGCCCATCAACCACAACGCCTGAGTGACGGTGCCCGCCTGTGCCGATGCCGCCAGGGCCAATACGCCTGCAAGAGCCAAAATCAAAGTAGACCGGGTCATGTGCTTCTCCTTCGCTTGGAATTAAGGGGTTCGCTCGCTTAGTGACCCTTCCATTGTATTTGGTTTGCCTTTTTAGTAAAGAATCATATATCGGATGACGATGTATCAATTTTCATGGCCCGAAACGTCAAACGCATCCTGCTGGCCGGCAACGACCGCGACGACGTGCGCCGCGGCGTGTGCGATTATGCACAAAAGGCCGGATGGGTGGTGATCCTGGCCGAGGGGCTCAGGCAGACCCCTTCCGAGGCGGCAGAGCTTTGGTCCGTAGCCGGAATCATCGTCAAGGCCATTCACCGCGACATGCGCTTCTGGGTGCGCTCTCGCGTCCCGGTCGTCGGACTGGGGCTGCCTTTCAAAAGGGCTGGCGTCGTGGCGGCGGCCGACGATTACGCGATCGGGCGGATGGCGGCAGAGCATCTTCTGCAGGAACGCTTTGCGCACCTGGCCTACTGCTACGTCGGCGGGTATCTGTGGATTCACCTCCAGCGCGACGGATTTGAAGCGGCTGTGCGGCGGGCGAAGAAGCAGTTCTATCTGCTCGATTGGTCCGCCAGCGAACCTGCCCGGCGCGGGTACACCTCCCGCGCGTTCTGCCGATGGCTGGGCCAGGAACTCACCGCCCTGCCCAAGCCCCTGGGGCTGCTGCTGGACAGCGACTGGACTGCCGTCGATGCCCTCGAAGCGTGCATCGAAGCCAACCTGGCGGTGCCTGAGCAGGTGGCGCTGATCGGGGTGGGCGACTGCCTGGAGATCTGCCAGGCCGCCCCCGTGCCCCTGTCCAGCGTGCGCATTGACGGCTACCAGCAGGGCTACCGCTCGGCCGAGTTGCTCGATGCTCGCATGTCCGGGCGGCCCATTCCCCGCCGGCACGTGCTGATCCCGCCGCCGGGCATTGCGGTGCGTCAGAGCAGCAATATCATCGCCGTGCCGCACCTGCCGACGGCGCGGGCGTTGCGATTCATCTGGGACCACCTCGCCGACAGCGCCCTGACCAGCAACGCCGTCGCCGCGGCCGTCGGGCTCTCGCGCGGCTCATTGGACCTGCATTTCCTCAAGCACCTGGGCAAGACGGTGGCCCAGGAGATCGGCCAGGCTCGTTTGACGCAGGCGAAAATCCTGCTGGGCGGGACAGACAAGACCCTGGCGCAGATCGCCCGCCAGACAGGTTTCAGTTGCGCCCTGCACCTGCGCCGAACGTTCAACCGCGCCGAAAGCACCCCCCTGTCGCGCAGACCGCCGCCGACTACATGAAGGAACTCCCTGTCCCGTTAAGCCGCCGGGCCTGCTCCTGCGGCAGGCGGCCATAATCGCCCATGGTCCAGTTCTCCAAGCTCTGATCCGGGCGGTTTGGGCCACAGAGACACAGAGCTCACAGAGCCGAGCGAAGTCAAGGGCGGCGGCATCTAATTGGGTGGCATGGCGACACGCGTTAGCAGGTCGCCATGGGGTGTTCAGCGCAAGGATCGCAGCAAGCCCCCCTGGAGTGCGGCACCGTTACATTAGGTCGCGAACCATCGTTGAAGTCGATCAAGTATCATCGTGGCGCCTCTCCGGGTTGTGCTGTGTCGATGGACATCTCGGGTATCCAGTTGATTACCTGTCGCCATAGACCAGCATCTAACTCCTTAAGACGGCTTGTCAGCCTTTGCGCCTCGCTTTTATTGCCGCGGCCCCATTCGGCAAGTGCCAAATATTGAATTGCAGTCCCGTTCTGGCTGTCGAGCTCCAGGACCATCCGCAAGGCCTTGGTGGCGCCGGGATAATCCTTCAGGTAATACAAGCTTACTCCAAGATCCGAAAGTACCTCGACGTTCCTGGGCGGGACAGCGGCCACATCCTTCAGTAGTTCGGATGCTTCAGATTCTTTGCCCGACCTGAGCAGGACCCCCGCGAGAAAGCACTTCGCCATAGCGTTCTTTGGATCGATCAGAATCGCTTCGCGCAGGCAGGTCTCAGCAGTTGCATACTCCTGTTCATGCCGACAGATTCTCCCGGTCCAGATCCAACTGTCCAGAAGAACCTGCCGGCCGCGGGCGCTTTCCCAGAAGGCTTCCAGATACTGCCTTGGGTGCCTCTTTGCCTTTCCTCTTTCTTCCCCGGAAAAAGTAGCCGCGGCCACAACGTCCAGTTCAGCCCACCCCTGCGGTCCCTGTCGCTGAATGAAGTTTTTGACCGGGCCAGCCATGGCCAAACCCAAGCCCGGCCCCATCATCCCGCGTGCATCCCAAAAGTTTAAG includes:
- a CDS encoding LamG domain-containing protein, with the protein product MTRSTLILALAGVLALAASAQAGTVTQALWLMGEDDPGATAGNAVNATGVDSSGNGNSLTLYDEWWPVGSKPEEVPANPILATYVAPGAGAASSLAVSMSTGDPMYYYANTVSLGADHGIEMWVRLTNNGQRRDAFWSSGLGIWNPSDQTINFHLAGTGDLASFNYEDGAWYNLAIVTVGGQTTFYVNGESKYSFEHSGINGGDLTVGGVSGNYSPWDGAIDNVRVFNVDGAFDPMSDLTLSMDIPEPATMSLLALGGLAALIRRKRK
- a CDS encoding substrate-binding domain-containing protein is translated as MARNVKRILLAGNDRDDVRRGVCDYAQKAGWVVILAEGLRQTPSEAAELWSVAGIIVKAIHRDMRFWVRSRVPVVGLGLPFKRAGVVAAADDYAIGRMAAEHLLQERFAHLAYCYVGGYLWIHLQRDGFEAAVRRAKKQFYLLDWSASEPARRGYTSRAFCRWLGQELTALPKPLGLLLDSDWTAVDALEACIEANLAVPEQVALIGVGDCLEICQAAPVPLSSVRIDGYQQGYRSAELLDARMSGRPIPRRHVLIPPPGIAVRQSSNIIAVPHLPTARALRFIWDHLADSALTSNAVAAAVGLSRGSLDLHFLKHLGKTVAQEIGQARLTQAKILLGGTDKTLAQIARQTGFSCALHLRRTFNRAESTPLSRRPPPTT